The genomic window CTCTTCTTTATCCATATCGACCAAACCAAAGCCTTTTATTCCGGGAGTATCAATAATGGCGCCTCCAAAAGGAAGATCGATCATTTCTGCAAAAGTAGTACAGTGCTTTCCTGCTTTATGGTAATTTGAAATACGTGCAGTTTTTAGATCCGCTTCCGGTTTAAGCTGATTGATCAGGGTAGATTTACCCACACCCGAATTACCTAAAATTACACTGTATTTATCTTTAAGAAGATTCTTTACAGATTCCAGATTTTCCTCCCTGGTTACCGAGATACTGAAACATTCATAACCGACGTCATGGTATATCTGAATTAGCTCATTGAGTTTTCTCATCAATTGCTCATCATAAAGATCGATTTTGTTAAAGATAATTTTTGCCGGTATTCTATATGCTTCGGCAGTTACAAGGAAACGGTCTATAAACAGGGTATAAGTTTCGGGATATGCAAGAGTAGCCATAATGATTGCCTGATCGATATTGCTGGCAATGATATGACTTTCCCTGGATAATTTAGTGGCTTTACGGATGATGTAATTTTTGCGTTCATGTAACTCGGTAATCAAGCCTT from Bacteroidales bacterium includes these protein-coding regions:
- the rsgA gene encoding ribosome small subunit-dependent GTPase A, which codes for MEGLVVKSTGSWYYVRDANKGIWACKIKGKFRIKGIKTTNPVAVGDRVEFSPIQEGEREGLITELHERKNYIIRKATKLSRESHIIASNIDQAIIMATLAYPETYTLFIDRFLVTAEAYRIPAKIIFNKIDLYDEQLMRKLNELIQIYHDVGYECFSISVTREENLESVKNLLKDKYSVILGNSGVGKSTLINQLKPEADLKTARISNYHKAGKHCTTFAEMIDLPFGGAIIDTPGIKGFGLVDMDKEEVYHYFPEIFNASLSCKFHNCTHTHEPGCHVKGLVEKGDISQNRYNNYLRIVEDNEGKYR